The DNA region GAAAATAATGCTCTAAGGTCTTGTTTTTACAGGATGTGTTATTTTCATGCTTCGTTGTGCCTGCGCTTTGGCAGGCATGTGGGTTTGTATGAAAAAAGAGGAAGCGGTAAATTTGCAATGCCCGCACCCATGCGGTTCCCGGAGAAGGCTCATCCCTGGCCTCTACGTGTGCTAATCAAATACGGCCGGCTGGTTCGGATCATGGAAATGAGCCCAGATATCATCCAGGTGGCGCTGGCTGGTCCGGGGTTCGGACAATTGCGGCACGTGATCAAAGTCAAAGAAATCCACGGCAGCGGTTTCCAGGCTGGGCCGGGCTTCACCGCCGACAATCCGGCATATGAACACGATTTTATAGGCATGGAAAAAAGACAAAGGAAGCAGTCGCGCAGGATGAAGGACTTGGGTGGATGGGTGGGCATTCAGGCCGGGAAAAGGAAATAGTTGGTGCTTGCCTGCCCAAGTCTGTGGAGTCTACAGTCCCAGCTGATGTCCGAGCTCTGGGCACAGCGTTGAATCATAAAGCACACTATCTGAGGGAGTCTATGGGCACAAAGCAGGAATGGACCTTTCGCTCCAGGTTCCGGAAGCATGCCTTTGGATGGCGGTCTCAGACGCCAATCAAGCGGATCAAGGAGGCGGTCTCGGAAATCAAAAAGGTGTCCCGTCAGGATACGATTGTGGCCGCAGAAGGGGCAGTCATCCTTTTGGAGAAGCTCCCCCCGGCTCTGGAACTTGTTGATGGCTCCTCCGGAGCGCTGGTGAACAATGTCAACAAGGCGATTGATGAGCTGGTTCCAATAATTGCCCAGGCACCGGCTGAGGACAAGCAGCGGGAGAAATGGCTGCAGCGGCTGTGGAAAGCAATCCAGGAAGACAGCCGGCCGGATATCGAGTATCTGGAGGAGCATTGGGGGCGGCTCTGCGGTTCACCGGAGAGGGCTTCAGCAGCAGCTGACTCCCTTATCGGTCAAGTACGCAGCAACTGGATCGACGAGTCCGGATCAGGCCGTCATTTCAAGGGGATCATCCCCTGTCTGAGCAGCCTGTATGAGGCTGGGCGGCATGAGGAGCTCTTAAAGCTCCTGGATCAGGCTCCGTTTCCTTTCTGGCCCTACAGAGTTTGGGGCACCCGGGCCCTTGAGGCTCTGGGCCGGCCGAGGGAGGCGGTTGCCTATGCCGAGGAAACAGGCCGCAATGAGCCGTTTTGCCTGGATCAGGAGTGTGAAGCAATCCTCCTCAGAAACGGCATGGATGAGGAGGCCTATGCGAACTACGCCTTTAAAGCCAACCAGAGGACGACCTACCAGGCCATGTTCAAGGCCATTATAAAGAAGTATCCGAGCAAGGACCCGCGGGAGATTCTTGCCGATCTGGTCCAGCAGACGCCTGGGCGGGAAGGCAAATGGTTTGCTGCGGCCAAATCGTGCGGACTCTACGACGAGGCTGTCCGGTTGGCCCAGACCTCGCCATGCGATCCTAAGACCCTGATTCGAGCGGCTCGAGACATGGAGGAGTCCAGGCCGGAGTTCGCAATGCAGGCCGGTTTTGCCGCCCTGTATTGGCTGGTGGAAGGGTATGGCTATGAGATTACCAATTTTGACGTCCTGGCAGCATATGAACATACCCTTAACGCCGCGGAGCATGCGGGCACCAAAGAGGATGCTCTGGAAAAGATCCGAGACATAGTCCGCTCTGAGGCTACCAAGGATCAGTTCGTGTCCAAAACTCTGGGTCGTAAGCTTGGGTTGAGATAGAGCCCGGTCCAGGCTTTATGCAGAATCTTCCATCAGCTGAAAGCCTTCGGCCTCTGCCGGCTGGCCGGACAGTACCCTCATGTCCTGCCGGCTCTCGGGCTCTGCCCGGAACATGCGGATCACAAAGCGGCCCGGGATATGCGTGATTTCACCCGCCGGGAGCAGCGGCAGCTGTGGGCCGAGATGCAATTGAGGCTCGGGGACAAGTACATCACACGGAGGACCGATGATGACGGCCAGTGGCAACGTTTTGGTGACCACTTTTGAGTCTGTGGCCCTGCTACTGGGGGTCGGGGCTCTGGGGCTGTGGATCATGGGCAAGCGGGTTCTGCCCAAAGAGGCCTTGAGTATTTTGTCCGTCCTGGCCCTGGATATTGCCCTTCCCAGTCTGGTCTTTGTGAATATCATCCTGAACTTCAAGCCGTCCGAGTTTCCTGGATGGTGGCATCTACCCCTGTGGTGGGCAGGCTTGACCCTCTTTTTGGGATGCTTGACCGCCTTTTTTTCTCTTCTCTGCACATCAAGGAACCGCAGAGAGTTTGCGGTCAGTCTTTTTTTCCAAAATGCCCTGTTTTTCCCTCTGGCCATCCTGATCGGAATGTTCGGGAAAGACTCACCGCACATTGTGCACCTGTTTTTCTTTATCCTTTTCTTTCCCTCCTTGCTGTTCAGTACATCCCAGCTTTTTTTCCGCACATCACAAAAGGGCTTTGACCTGGGCAAGATCCTGAACAGGGTTCTGCTGGCGACTATTGCCGCAACGGCTCTTCGCCTCTCCGGGGCAGATGCCTTTATTCCAGCTTTTGTCACCTCCGCTCTGAGCATGATCGGGGACATGGCCCTCCCCCTCCTGCTGCTGATCCTTGGGGGGAATATGTATGTGGACTTCCAGGAGCAGGGGAGATTCTGTCCGGATGAGGCCGGCAAGTTCGTCCTGGTCAAAAACTTCCTTTTCCCCCTGTGTGTTCTCGCCGTGCTCATGGCTGTGCGCCCTCCCTATCACGTCGCTCTTCTGATGATCCTCCAGGCTTCGGTTCCTCCGGTTACGGCGGTGCCCATTCTTACTGAACGTGCAGGTGGACATCGGGAAATCGTCAACCAGTTCATGTTTGCAAGCTTTGCTGTCTCCTTGGTTTCCATCCCATTGATCATGGCTTTGTTCGGACTCGTTTTTCACCCTTCGTGGTCCTGAATGGCCTGGATCAAGGTCGGATATTGCTGGGTGATGGATAGCGAACAGGAATGCACGTATGTACCAGGAAATGGCCGCCGTCATTGGGGCCAGTTCTGTATCAGTTCAGCGCCGATCTTAAAAAAGAGTCATGAATGGTCGGGAATGGAGGGCAAGCCTGATGAGAATTCGCTAACGATTTATCTCACCGCGAATAGTGGCTTTGGCGGGTCGGTGAGTGTGGCTCTGTTCGATGATCGCTTGAAAATTGCCAGCCCGGCAAACTCTTATGCATGCAATTCCACTTTCTGTGTCGAAGAGCCTGGGGACATGGTTCGTATTGTGCTATACCACCAGCAAGATCTGCATATCCATAACATTGGTTCCCGTGGGGCCGGTGATGAGCAGGTCGTCCATGTGCTGAAAAAAATGATAGGAATCATTGGCGGCCAGATATGCTGCAGGAGAAAGCCCTTTCTGCTCCGCTCGCATCCGGCTTGTCCCGGAAGCAAAAGCCCCTGCCGCGTCTGTGGGCCCGTCGGTGCCGTCTGTCCCGGCGGAGAGCAGGACCGTGCTTTCCAGGCCGGAGAGCTCCATGACCGCGGACAGGGCCAGCTCCATATTCCGGCCTCCCAGGCCGGTGCCCCGGATGGTCACTGTTGTCTCTCCTCCGGCAAGGATGCACGCCGGAGGGCAGAGAGGGCGATGCCGGGTGCGCACCTCCCTGCCCACGCTGGACAAGAACGTGCCCGCCTCCCTGGCCTCACCGTGCAGAGTTGAAGTGAGCAGTAAAGGTTGAAAGCCCAGAGACCGGGCCTTTTTCCCGGCTGCATCCAAGGCCTGGGCCAGGCTGCCAACAATATGGTTTGCAGTGTTCGCAAAGACAGGGTCTC from Desulfovermiculus halophilus DSM 18834 includes:
- a CDS encoding AEC family transporter yields the protein MMTASGNVLVTTFESVALLLGVGALGLWIMGKRVLPKEALSILSVLALDIALPSLVFVNIILNFKPSEFPGWWHLPLWWAGLTLFLGCLTAFFSLLCTSRNRREFAVSLFFQNALFFPLAILIGMFGKDSPHIVHLFFFILFFPSLLFSTSQLFFRTSQKGFDLGKILNRVLLATIAATALRLSGADAFIPAFVTSALSMIGDMALPLLLLILGGNMYVDFQEQGRFCPDEAGKFVLVKNFLFPLCVLAVLMAVRPPYHVALLMILQASVPPVTAVPILTERAGGHREIVNQFMFASFAVSLVSIPLIMALFGLVFHPSWS